Proteins from a single region of Halorubrum sp. 2020YC2:
- a CDS encoding CBS domain-containing protein encodes MNDVPVDRLMSTDLTTIECGAAAADAAREMRETGVSSILVVEPDGTLAGLITATDFVALVRDNDPKDRTSVEAFMTTDVVTVGREDTVAELAEPTARGYTHLPVTDGDGRPIGMVSTTDLTAHLSKGK; translated from the coding sequence ATGAACGACGTTCCCGTCGACCGGCTCATGTCGACCGACCTCACGACCATCGAATGCGGTGCCGCCGCCGCCGACGCGGCGAGGGAGATGCGCGAGACCGGGGTCAGCTCGATCCTCGTCGTCGAACCGGACGGGACCCTCGCCGGGCTGATCACCGCCACGGACTTCGTCGCGCTCGTCCGTGACAACGACCCGAAAGACCGGACCTCGGTCGAGGCGTTCATGACGACCGACGTCGTCACCGTGGGCCGCGAGGACACCGTCGCGGAACTGGCGGAGCCGACCGCGCGCGGATACACGCACCTCCCGGTGACCGACGGCGACGGCAGACCGATCGGGATGGTGTCCACGACGGACCTCACGGCGCACCTCTCGAAGGGGAAGTGA
- the ileS gene encoding isoleucine--tRNA ligase, with protein sequence MEQIDDQYAPADVESAVDEYWDDHDAYEAAKEAHADDPPFFFVDGPPYTSGQMHLGTAWNKTLKDAVIRYKRMTGHRVTDRPGYDMHGLPIEVKVEEELGFENKRDIEEYGMESFIEKCKQFAVENRAAMDEDFKSIGVWMDFEDPYETIDPEYMEAAWWAFSEVADNGLVEQGKRSISQCPRCETGLANNEVEYEDVEDPSIYVKFPLADREGSLVIWTTTPWTVPANTFVAVDENLTYNAVRAERDGEEELLYVAAECVEDVLGEGRYEDYEVEAELTGEELVGWAYDHPLADRLAEYADFGGAGQVYGADYVEADRTGLVHSAPGHGEEDFHRGTELGLDVYCPVEPNGEFTEAAGEYAGQFVRDANDDIIDDLVADGHMLAHGTVDHSYGHCWRCDTGIIQLVTDQWFISITDVKDDLLDNMEDSEWHPEWARDNRFRDFIEDAPDWNVSRQRYWGIPIPIWVPEDAESGALDDDMIVIGTREELADRVEEDVDPESIDLHRPSVDDLTIVEGGTTYRRIDDVFDVWIDSSVASWATLGYPSDEAAHEELWPADLIIEAHDQTRGWFWSQLGMGTAAVDQIPYEEVLMHGFANDEDGRKMSKSVGNIVTPEEAIDRAGRDPLRTYLLSHDQQGVDLAFEWDGLGEIQGKLNILWNVFRFPLEYMDLDGYDPAAADLSDGDLELVDEWVLSRLQSVETEVADAWDDYRVSDAVNAVIEFVTQDVSRFYVKAVRDRMWEEADSASKRGAYATLATVLDEVIRLLAPIAPYLTERMYQRLDGEAATVHALSYPEPDADLRDPDLERDVAAFRDVEEAAANARQQAGRKLRWPVPRVVVETDDEAVAGAVDRLEALIADRVNAREVVVTDAFDELVETAEPQMAAIGPAFGGDAQQVMEAVQGAARAAVEGGEVTVDGEPVDLDDEMVEYVAEPPENVTGVDFEGGTVYVDTSLTPDIESEGYARDVIRRIQEMRKELDLDVEARVRVGVAVDDERIAAFVDDHADLIAGEVRADAWLDDPSDAADADAGLVEEWEVEGVAVTIGVEPVA encoded by the coding sequence ATGGAGCAGATCGACGACCAGTACGCGCCCGCGGACGTCGAGTCGGCGGTCGACGAGTACTGGGACGACCACGACGCCTACGAGGCGGCGAAGGAGGCGCACGCCGACGACCCGCCGTTCTTCTTCGTGGACGGCCCGCCGTACACCTCCGGACAGATGCACCTCGGGACGGCCTGGAACAAGACGCTGAAGGACGCGGTCATCCGGTACAAGCGGATGACCGGCCACCGCGTCACCGACCGCCCCGGCTACGACATGCACGGCCTCCCGATCGAGGTGAAAGTCGAGGAGGAGCTCGGCTTCGAGAACAAGCGGGACATCGAGGAGTACGGGATGGAGTCGTTCATCGAGAAGTGCAAGCAGTTCGCCGTCGAGAACCGCGCGGCGATGGACGAGGACTTCAAGTCCATCGGCGTCTGGATGGACTTCGAGGACCCCTACGAGACGATCGACCCCGAGTACATGGAGGCCGCCTGGTGGGCGTTCTCCGAGGTGGCCGACAACGGGCTCGTCGAGCAGGGGAAACGGTCCATCTCGCAGTGCCCGCGCTGCGAGACCGGCCTCGCGAACAACGAGGTCGAGTACGAGGACGTCGAGGACCCCTCCATCTACGTGAAGTTCCCGCTCGCGGACCGGGAGGGGAGCCTCGTCATCTGGACGACGACGCCGTGGACCGTCCCGGCGAACACCTTCGTCGCCGTCGACGAGAACCTGACCTACAACGCGGTCCGGGCGGAGCGGGACGGCGAGGAGGAGCTGCTGTACGTCGCCGCGGAGTGCGTCGAGGACGTGCTCGGGGAGGGCCGCTACGAGGACTACGAGGTCGAGGCGGAGCTGACGGGCGAGGAGCTCGTCGGCTGGGCGTACGACCACCCGCTCGCGGACCGCCTCGCGGAGTACGCGGACTTCGGGGGCGCCGGGCAGGTGTACGGCGCCGACTACGTCGAGGCGGACCGCACCGGGCTCGTCCACTCCGCCCCCGGCCACGGGGAGGAGGACTTCCACCGCGGCACGGAACTCGGACTTGACGTCTACTGTCCCGTCGAGCCGAACGGCGAGTTCACCGAGGCCGCCGGCGAGTACGCCGGCCAGTTCGTGCGCGACGCCAACGACGACATCATCGACGACCTCGTGGCCGACGGCCACATGCTCGCGCACGGCACCGTCGACCACAGCTACGGCCACTGCTGGCGCTGTGACACCGGGATCATCCAGCTGGTCACAGACCAGTGGTTCATCTCGATCACGGACGTGAAAGACGACCTCCTCGACAACATGGAAGACTCGGAGTGGCACCCGGAGTGGGCGCGGGACAACCGCTTCCGCGACTTCATCGAGGACGCCCCCGACTGGAACGTCTCCCGCCAGCGCTACTGGGGGATCCCGATCCCGATCTGGGTCCCCGAGGACGCCGAATCAGGCGCCCTCGACGACGACATGATCGTGATCGGCACCCGCGAGGAGTTGGCCGACCGCGTCGAGGAGGACGTCGACCCCGAGTCGATCGACCTTCACCGGCCCTCCGTCGACGACCTCACGATCGTCGAGGGGGGGACGACCTACCGGCGGATCGACGACGTGTTCGACGTGTGGATCGACTCCTCGGTGGCGTCGTGGGCGACGCTCGGCTACCCGAGCGACGAGGCCGCACACGAGGAGCTGTGGCCCGCGGACCTCATCATCGAGGCGCACGACCAGACGCGCGGCTGGTTCTGGTCGCAGCTCGGCATGGGGACCGCCGCGGTGGACCAGATCCCCTACGAGGAGGTGTTGATGCACGGCTTCGCCAACGACGAGGACGGCCGGAAGATGTCGAAGTCGGTCGGCAACATCGTCACGCCCGAGGAGGCGATCGACCGCGCCGGCCGCGACCCGCTCCGCACCTACCTCCTCTCCCACGACCAGCAGGGGGTCGACCTCGCGTTCGAGTGGGACGGGCTGGGCGAGATCCAGGGCAAGCTCAACATCCTCTGGAACGTGTTCCGGTTCCCGCTGGAGTACATGGACCTCGACGGCTACGACCCCGCCGCCGCCGACCTCTCCGACGGCGACCTCGAACTCGTCGACGAGTGGGTGCTCTCGCGGCTCCAGTCCGTCGAGACCGAGGTCGCGGACGCCTGGGACGACTACCGGGTCAGCGACGCGGTCAACGCCGTCATCGAGTTCGTCACCCAGGACGTCTCGCGGTTCTACGTGAAGGCGGTCCGCGACCGGATGTGGGAGGAGGCCGACTCCGCCTCGAAGCGCGGCGCCTACGCCACGCTCGCGACCGTCCTCGACGAGGTGATCCGGCTGCTCGCGCCGATCGCCCCGTACCTCACCGAGCGGATGTACCAGCGGCTCGACGGCGAGGCGGCGACGGTCCACGCGCTGTCGTACCCCGAGCCGGACGCCGACCTGCGCGACCCGGACCTCGAACGCGACGTGGCTGCCTTCCGCGACGTGGAGGAGGCGGCCGCGAACGCGCGTCAGCAGGCCGGCCGCAAGCTCCGGTGGCCCGTGCCGCGGGTCGTCGTCGAGACCGACGACGAGGCGGTCGCGGGCGCGGTCGACCGGCTCGAAGCGCTGATAGCCGACCGCGTCAACGCCCGAGAGGTGGTCGTCACCGACGCCTTCGACGAGCTGGTCGAGACCGCGGAGCCGCAGATGGCCGCCATCGGCCCGGCGTTCGGCGGCGACGCCCAGCAGGTGATGGAGGCGGTTCAGGGCGCCGCCCGCGCCGCGGTCGAGGGCGGCGAGGTGACCGTCGACGGCGAGCCGGTCGACCTCGACGACGAGATGGTCGAGTACGTCGCGGAGCCGCCGGAGAACGTCACCGGCGTCGACTTCGAGGGCGGCACGGTCTACGTCGACACCTCCCTGACCCCGGACATCGAGTCCGAGGGGTACGCCCGCGACGTGATCCGCCGGATCCAGGAGATGCGAAAGGAGCTCGACTTGGATGTCGAGGCGCGGGTCCGCGTCGGCGTCGCGGTCGACGACGAGCGCATCGCGGCGTTCGTCGACGACCACGCCGACCTGATCGCCGGGGAGGTACGCGCCGACGCGTGGCTCGACGACCCGAGCGACGCCGCGGACGCCGACGCCGGCCTCGTCGAGGAGTGGGAGGTCGAAGGCGTCGCGGTCACGATAGGCGTCGAGCCGGTCGCGTAA
- a CDS encoding GNAT family N-acetyltransferase, translating into MYVRAARPDDAEALRTAVSRAREETVFDDIGAPLLDVSAAGVREAAAEAEWSFLMEHDQEGPVGLAIAHPDPDGTEAELLALWVHPNRTGEGVADELLARVGGALADCGIEVLRATVPPDRPSAEEFFSAHGFAPRGTRRSPAGDESVVVADPRVLG; encoded by the coding sequence ATGTATGTCCGGGCGGCTCGCCCCGACGACGCGGAGGCCTTGCGGACCGCGGTGTCGCGAGCCCGCGAGGAGACGGTGTTCGACGACATCGGCGCGCCCTTGCTCGACGTGTCCGCCGCCGGCGTCCGCGAGGCCGCCGCCGAGGCGGAGTGGTCGTTCCTGATGGAACACGATCAAGAGGGGCCCGTCGGGCTGGCGATCGCGCATCCGGATCCCGACGGGACGGAGGCCGAGCTGTTGGCGCTGTGGGTCCACCCGAACCGCACCGGCGAAGGCGTGGCCGACGAACTCCTCGCTCGCGTCGGCGGCGCGCTGGCCGACTGCGGGATCGAGGTGCTCCGCGCGACGGTCCCGCCGGACCGCCCCAGCGCGGAGGAGTTCTTCAGCGCGCACGGGTTCGCGCCGCGCGGGACCCGCCGAAGCCCGGCGGGCGACGAGTCGGTCGTCGTCGCGGACCCGCGCGTGCTCGGCTGA
- a CDS encoding thiamine pyrophosphate-dependent enzyme: MSTFSAIGEEREIDRDEYTPGVEPQPTWCPGCGDFSVLKALKQALPEVGRTPEETLLCTGIGCSGKLNSYLDTYGFHTIHGRSLPVARAAKLANHDLEVIAAGGDGDGYGIGGNHFIHTARENHDMTYIVFNNEIFGLTKGQTSPTSPKGHKSKTQPSGSAKEPLKPLSMSLNAGASYVARTAAVNPNQAKEIIAEAIEHDGFAHVDFLTQCPTWNKDARQYVPYIDVQESEDYDFDTTDKVEAAEMMRETEEALHEGKVLTGRYYVDDDRPSYGAEKQAIGEMPDEPLAERYWDDDYEWERSHDMFLDKHA, from the coding sequence ATGAGCACGTTTTCAGCGATCGGAGAGGAGCGAGAGATCGACCGCGACGAGTACACCCCCGGCGTGGAGCCGCAGCCGACCTGGTGTCCGGGCTGCGGTGACTTCAGCGTCCTGAAGGCGCTCAAGCAGGCGCTCCCGGAGGTCGGGCGTACGCCCGAGGAGACCCTGCTGTGTACCGGGATCGGCTGTTCGGGCAAGCTGAACAGCTACCTCGACACGTACGGGTTCCACACGATCCACGGGCGCTCGCTGCCCGTGGCCCGCGCCGCGAAGCTCGCGAACCACGACCTCGAGGTCATTGCCGCCGGCGGCGACGGCGACGGCTACGGGATCGGCGGGAACCACTTCATCCACACGGCCCGGGAGAACCACGACATGACGTACATCGTGTTCAACAACGAGATCTTCGGGCTGACGAAGGGGCAGACCTCCCCGACGAGCCCGAAGGGCCACAAGTCGAAGACGCAGCCCTCGGGCAGCGCTAAGGAGCCGCTCAAGCCGCTCTCGATGTCGCTCAACGCCGGCGCCTCCTACGTCGCCCGCACGGCCGCGGTGAATCCGAACCAAGCGAAAGAGATCATCGCCGAGGCGATCGAACACGACGGGTTCGCGCACGTCGACTTCCTCACCCAGTGCCCGACCTGGAACAAGGACGCGCGCCAGTACGTTCCGTACATCGACGTACAGGAGTCGGAAGACTACGACTTCGACACGACGGATAAGGTCGAGGCCGCGGAGATGATGCGCGAGACGGAGGAGGCGCTCCACGAAGGGAAAGTCCTCACCGGTCGTTACTACGTCGACGACGACCGCCCGTCCTACGGCGCGGAGAAACAGGCGATCGGCGAGATGCCCGACGAACCGCTGGCCGAGCGCTACTGGGACGACGACTACGAGTGGGAGCGCTCCCACGACATGTTCCTCGACAAACACGCCTGA
- a CDS encoding 2-oxoacid:acceptor oxidoreductase subunit alpha — MTDDELIWRISGGSGDGIASTSQNFAKALMRSGLNVFTHRHYPSRIRGGHTYTEVRAAADSVESRGDGYNFLLALGDSFARNPQEGAVYGNEEIKPLSENLDELREGGVIVYDEGLLDTSEIPNFEERVEENGWHVYPLDLRGLARDMGREVMRNTAGVGATCALTGMELDHVEDLMRDAMPDKILEPNLEILETAYDQVREEYDVDAPDVSVPTGEHDETQLLMSGSDAIAYGAIDEGCRFIAGYPMTPWTEVFTIMSQNLPKLDGISEQVEDEIAAAALAVGASHAGVKAMSGSSGGGFALMSEPLGLAEMTETPVVLVEAMRAGPSTGMPTKPEQSDLEHVLYTSQGDSQRVVLAPGTVEEAYEQSRLAFRLAYEYQIPTILLYDQKLGGELKNVPKSHFDRDPNPTLGKTLSEDALSEQPHSEDGKFHRFQHDVDDGVSPRSVPGQKGGRFLATGNEHDPTGHISESPDNRVAQIDRRAQKLEAIRDDLDGEDTGSYAGPDDAQYGILTFGSQQGTVEEAVGRLNDAGVSVKSYGVSDMLPFPTEQVAEFIESVDEVLVVEMTASGQFRGLVQKNLGRYGEKLSSLLKYNGNPFEPAEVVDGFESAIVEGDGDAPDHQTTFVPAAGD; from the coding sequence ATGACTGACGACGAACTCATCTGGCGGATATCGGGGGGATCCGGTGACGGGATCGCTTCGACCAGCCAGAACTTCGCGAAGGCCTTGATGCGATCGGGGCTCAACGTCTTCACGCATCGGCACTACCCGTCGCGGATCCGCGGCGGTCACACGTACACCGAGGTCCGCGCGGCGGCGGACTCGGTCGAATCCCGCGGTGACGGCTACAACTTCCTGCTGGCGCTGGGCGACTCGTTCGCGCGCAACCCGCAGGAGGGGGCCGTCTACGGGAACGAAGAGATCAAGCCGCTCTCGGAGAACTTGGACGAACTCCGCGAGGGCGGCGTCATCGTCTACGACGAGGGGCTCCTCGACACCTCGGAGATTCCGAACTTCGAGGAGCGCGTCGAGGAGAACGGCTGGCACGTCTACCCCCTCGACCTCCGTGGGCTCGCCCGCGATATGGGTCGCGAGGTCATGCGCAACACGGCCGGCGTCGGCGCGACCTGTGCGCTGACCGGCATGGAACTCGACCACGTCGAGGACCTGATGCGCGACGCGATGCCGGACAAGATCCTCGAACCGAACCTCGAGATCTTAGAGACCGCCTACGACCAGGTCCGCGAGGAGTACGACGTGGACGCGCCCGACGTGTCGGTACCGACGGGCGAACACGACGAGACCCAGCTGCTCATGTCCGGGTCGGACGCCATCGCCTACGGCGCCATCGACGAGGGGTGCCGCTTCATCGCCGGCTACCCGATGACGCCGTGGACCGAGGTGTTCACCATCATGAGCCAGAACCTGCCGAAGCTCGACGGGATCTCCGAGCAGGTCGAAGACGAGATCGCCGCGGCCGCGCTCGCCGTCGGCGCCTCGCACGCCGGCGTCAAGGCGATGTCCGGCTCCTCCGGCGGCGGGTTCGCGCTGATGTCCGAGCCGCTCGGGCTGGCGGAGATGACGGAGACGCCCGTCGTCCTCGTCGAGGCCATGCGCGCCGGTCCCTCGACCGGGATGCCGACGAAGCCGGAGCAGTCCGACCTCGAACACGTCCTCTACACCTCGCAGGGTGACTCCCAGCGCGTCGTGCTGGCGCCCGGCACCGTCGAGGAGGCGTACGAGCAGTCGCGGCTCGCCTTCCGGCTCGCCTACGAGTACCAGATCCCGACGATCCTGCTGTACGACCAGAAGCTCGGCGGCGAGCTGAAGAACGTCCCGAAGAGCCACTTCGACCGCGATCCGAACCCGACGCTCGGGAAGACGCTCTCGGAGGACGCGCTGTCCGAGCAGCCCCACAGCGAGGACGGGAAGTTCCACCGCTTCCAGCACGACGTCGACGACGGCGTCTCCCCGCGGTCGGTTCCCGGCCAGAAGGGCGGTCGCTTCCTCGCGACCGGCAACGAGCACGACCCGACCGGCCACATCAGCGAGTCCCCGGACAACCGTGTCGCGCAGATCGACCGGCGGGCCCAGAAGCTGGAGGCGATCCGTGACGACCTCGATGGGGAGGACACCGGCTCGTACGCCGGTCCCGACGACGCGCAGTACGGCATCCTCACGTTCGGCAGCCAGCAGGGCACCGTCGAGGAGGCGGTCGGTCGGCTCAACGACGCCGGCGTCTCGGTGAAGTCGTACGGCGTCTCCGACATGCTCCCGTTCCCGACCGAGCAGGTCGCGGAGTTCATCGAGAGCGTCGACGAGGTCCTCGTCGTCGAGATGACCGCCTCGGGACAGTTCCGCGGGCTCGTCCAGAAGAACCTCGGCCGCTACGGCGAGAAGCTGTCGAGCCTGCTGAAGTACAACGGGAACCCGTTCGAGCCGGCGGAGGTCGTCGACGGGTTCGAGTCCGCGATCGTCGAGGGCGACGGCGACGCGCCCGACCACCAGACTACCTTCGTCCCAGCCGCAGGTGACTAA
- a CDS encoding CBS domain-containing protein gives MDLEDRTRVADVMSTPLETVGADAPLREVARRMRDQDISALVVTTGGGCIVTQSDVVGAVADDRDLAETTVRDVMTEAVETVTPDLMMQEVAAMMTMYDVKHLPVVDDDYVGMVSSTDVAEHLS, from the coding sequence ATGGACCTCGAAGACAGAACGCGCGTCGCGGACGTCATGTCGACGCCGCTGGAGACCGTCGGAGCGGACGCGCCCCTTCGGGAGGTCGCCCGTCGCATGCGCGATCAGGACATCAGCGCGCTCGTCGTGACGACCGGCGGCGGCTGTATCGTGACCCAGAGCGACGTCGTCGGAGCGGTCGCAGACGACCGCGACCTCGCGGAGACGACGGTCCGGGACGTGATGACCGAGGCCGTCGAGACGGTGACGCCCGACCTCATGATGCAGGAGGTCGCCGCGATGATGACGATGTACGACGTGAAACACCTCCCGGTTGTCGACGACGACTACGTGGGGATGGTGTCGTCGACGGACGTCGCGGAACACCTCTCTTGA
- the dph5 gene encoding diphthine synthase, producing the protein MLTFIGLGLYDERSITVEGREALRQADRVFAEFYTSRLVGADVADLEAYHDVDVEVRDRAGVEQDPGPVLDAAESGDAAFLTAGDTLISTTHTDLRLRAEERGIDTRVIHGVTAQSAASSLTGLQNYRFGKATTLPFPYAHGGDDVPASVLETIEANRERGLHTVVYLDIKVGTGPTGPDPDHEEYMTADVAAGLLADEWADELAVVVARAGSPNAVVAADRLRAIADREFGAPLHLLVIPGDLHHVEADALVGLAGAPESLVEE; encoded by the coding sequence ATGCTCACGTTCATCGGGCTCGGTCTCTACGACGAGCGTTCTATCACCGTCGAGGGTCGGGAGGCGCTCCGGCAGGCCGACCGCGTCTTCGCGGAGTTCTACACCAGCCGGCTGGTCGGCGCCGACGTCGCGGACCTAGAGGCGTACCACGACGTCGACGTCGAGGTCCGCGACCGCGCCGGCGTGGAGCAGGATCCGGGGCCGGTCCTCGACGCGGCCGAGTCCGGCGACGCCGCGTTCCTCACCGCGGGCGACACCCTGATCTCGACCACCCACACCGACCTCCGACTCCGCGCCGAGGAGCGCGGGATCGACACGCGGGTGATCCACGGGGTGACCGCGCAGTCGGCGGCGTCGAGCCTCACCGGTCTCCAGAACTACCGGTTCGGGAAGGCGACGACGCTCCCGTTCCCGTACGCGCACGGCGGGGACGACGTGCCTGCGAGCGTGCTCGAGACGATCGAGGCGAACCGGGAGCGCGGCCTCCACACCGTCGTCTACCTCGACATCAAGGTGGGGACCGGGCCGACCGGCCCGGACCCCGACCACGAGGAGTACATGACCGCGGACGTCGCCGCCGGCCTCCTCGCGGACGAGTGGGCGGACGAACTCGCCGTCGTCGTCGCGCGCGCCGGCTCCCCCAACGCGGTCGTCGCCGCCGACCGACTGCGCGCGATCGCGGACCGCGAGTTCGGAGCCCCGCTCCACCTGCTCGTGATCCCCGGCGACCTCCATCACGTCGAGGCGGACGCCCTCGTCGGACTCGCGGGCGCTCCCGAGTCGCTCGTCGAGGAGTGA
- a CDS encoding carboxypeptidase regulatory-like domain-containing protein, with protein MKVARSTLVGAAVLVVAVAATGGAVAADPVTLTVSVTDQDGNTVGGVTVEATWETESGETETASGTTASNGNVLLDVPEGASVELDVDDDDYVRNRPLRVANASATAVALGVARSGTATVTVLDGENRSQANATVRVREDGRTVDRGETGADGAYETARLERGAYEVAVVKPGYFEAEGEVEVTGEAAATTVAIERGTTTLDVRAYDDHFDPPVAIETGSVQVSSSVYDGQVSVTDGTASLNVPVNAAYSIEVIKEGYEADAERVRVRESPASANATARRTAALTVAPANERVLVGETTRVTVRNAYDEPVAGATVEVDGEAVGETDDRGEVDVPVSAAGNLTVVARDGSVASEPVTIEGVDSAAEADGNDSDGAGSGSGDGGSGTTDDDSPGLGVVPAVLALLAVGLASRVHGR; from the coding sequence ATGAAAGTCGCACGTTCGACGCTCGTCGGCGCGGCGGTACTGGTCGTCGCGGTCGCCGCGACCGGCGGCGCGGTCGCCGCGGACCCGGTGACGCTCACCGTCTCGGTGACGGATCAGGACGGCAACACCGTCGGGGGCGTGACCGTCGAGGCGACGTGGGAGACCGAGTCGGGCGAGACGGAGACCGCGTCGGGGACGACGGCGAGCAACGGGAACGTGCTCCTCGACGTCCCCGAGGGGGCGAGCGTCGAGTTGGACGTCGACGACGACGACTACGTCCGGAACCGACCGCTTCGGGTCGCCAACGCGAGCGCGACGGCCGTCGCGCTCGGCGTCGCCCGGAGCGGGACCGCGACGGTGACCGTCCTCGACGGGGAGAACCGGTCGCAGGCGAACGCGACCGTCCGGGTCCGCGAGGACGGGCGGACGGTCGACCGCGGCGAGACCGGCGCCGACGGCGCCTACGAGACGGCGCGGCTCGAACGCGGCGCGTACGAGGTCGCGGTCGTGAAGCCGGGGTACTTCGAGGCGGAGGGGGAGGTCGAGGTGACGGGTGAGGCCGCGGCGACGACGGTCGCGATCGAACGGGGAACCACGACGCTCGACGTGCGCGCCTACGACGACCACTTCGACCCGCCCGTCGCCATCGAGACGGGATCGGTTCAGGTGTCCTCGTCGGTGTACGACGGGCAGGTGAGCGTGACCGATGGGACGGCCTCGCTCAACGTCCCCGTGAACGCTGCCTACAGCATCGAGGTGATCAAGGAGGGGTACGAGGCCGACGCCGAGCGCGTCAGGGTTCGGGAGTCGCCCGCGAGCGCGAACGCCACGGCCCGGCGGACCGCGGCGCTGACCGTCGCGCCGGCGAACGAGCGCGTCCTCGTCGGGGAGACCACCCGCGTGACGGTGCGGAACGCCTACGACGAGCCGGTCGCGGGCGCGACGGTCGAGGTCGACGGCGAGGCAGTCGGGGAGACCGACGACCGCGGGGAGGTCGACGTGCCGGTGTCCGCGGCCGGGAACCTGACGGTCGTCGCCCGGGACGGCTCCGTGGCGTCCGAGCCGGTGACGATCGAGGGCGTCGACAGCGCGGCGGAGGCGGACGGGAACGACTCGGACGGGGCCGGAAGCGGCAGCGGAGACGGCGGCTCCGGGACCACCGACGACGACAGCCCCGGCCTCGGCGTCGTCCCGGCCGTGCTCGCCCTCCTCGCGGTCGGCCTCGCGAGCCGCGTTCACGGTCGATGA
- the lrpA1 gene encoding HTH-type transcriptional regulator LrpA1, with protein sequence MSTVSTEERILSVLEEDAQASCGEIAERADVSKPTVRKYIDRLEDRGVIVGYSAEVDPKKLSSQSIAMVGMDVDSGQYVEATRELKSLDEVQALYTSSGDHMLMAEVRAGDGDELGDVISEKLLGVEGVTAAHPSFLQERLK encoded by the coding sequence ATGAGTACCGTATCGACGGAGGAACGGATCCTCTCTGTGTTAGAAGAGGACGCACAAGCGTCCTGCGGAGAGATCGCGGAGCGAGCGGACGTCTCGAAACCCACGGTGCGGAAGTACATCGACCGGCTCGAAGATCGGGGCGTGATCGTCGGCTACTCCGCGGAGGTCGACCCGAAGAAGCTCTCCTCGCAGTCGATCGCCATGGTGGGGATGGACGTCGACTCCGGCCAGTACGTGGAGGCCACCCGAGAGCTGAAGTCGCTCGACGAGGTTCAGGCGCTGTACACCTCCTCGGGCGACCACATGCTGATGGCGGAGGTGCGCGCCGGCGACGGCGACGAACTGGGCGACGTCATCTCCGAGAAGCTGCTTGGCGTCGAGGGCGTCACGGCGGCGCACCCCTCGTTCCTCCAGGAACGGCTGAAGTAG